The following nucleotide sequence is from Candidatus Thermokryptus mobilis.
TCGTCTCAAGTTCCTCCCTGTAAGGATTGTCCTCCCCCATCTCCATGATCAAATACTCTGCATTACCGGAGATGACATTTAACGGTGTCCCAATTTCATGAGCTATACCAGAGGCAATTTGACCAATCAAAGCAAGTTTATCCGAGTGCTGAATCTGTTTTTCCAGTTCTTTAACCTTGGTAATATCTTTAACTATTGCGATGCTTCCAAGGATTTCACCGCTTTCATCTTTTATTAAGCTTCGCGATAAATTTACCATTATTCTCCTTCCATCTTTTGTGACCCTTTCCGTCTCGTAATTTTCAATATAGCCCTTCCTTAAAGTTTCTTGAAAAAGCCACTCAAGCTCCCCCTTCTTTTTAAGTTCTTCTGGAATTATCGGGTCTACAGTTTTACCGAGCATTTCATCGGCGCTATAGCCGAAAATTCTTTCAGCGCCCTTGTTCCAGAAAAAAATTTTGTAATCGTTATCAAGTGCTATAACAGCATCGGAATAATTTTGAATTATTGAATGCAAAACCCTCTCGTGGATAGAACGCCCTTTCTTGGCAAGTTCAATAATGCGATTCACATACCTTACGAAAATCCCGTGAATCTTTTCAACATCTTCTTTTTTAAGATGGGTGAAATTCTCGGAAAGTTCCTCCTTCAATGATTTATCTATCTCGTCTAAAATTTCATCAAGCTTGTTCAAAATTCTGCGTTCCATAATGGAAAAGTTTTGATTTTTCAGGATAAAGTTACGAATAAGCACCTTAAAAATCAATTTTGAAATCCTGCAAACTTGATAATTTGAAAACAACTGATTATATTTTTGAAGAGTTTGAATTTAAAATAAACAAAAAAAGGATAAACACATGGCGGAAACACTTGACGCCCTTGGAATGATTGAAACAAAGGGTTTAGTCGGAGCAATTGAAGCAGCCGATGCGATGTGCAAAGCTGCAAAAGTCACGCTAATTGGAAAAGAAGTAATTGGCGGTGGATATGTGACTGTAATGGTTCGGGGAGATGTCGGAGCGGTAAAAGCAGCAGTTGACGCCGGAGCAGCAGCAGCTCAACGCGTCGGCGAACTCGTCTCAGTCCATGTGATACCAAGACCGCATGCCGATGTTGAACTAATTCTACCGAAGCGACCCGAGGGAAAGTAAATTAAAAGGGTTTCAAACTATGATTGAATATGCACTCGGCTTAATAGAGACAAGAGGACTTGTAGCTGCAATTGAAGCAGCTGACGCAGCCTGTAAAGCTGCTAATGTTAAACTCGTCGGGAAAGAATATATAGGTGGAGGTTATGTGACGATCAAAATAATCGGTGAGGTCGCCGCAGTAAAAGCAGCTGTTGACGCCGGAGCAGCAGCAGCTCAACGCGTCGGCGAACTCGTCTCGGTTCATGTCATCCCAAGACCGATTGATGACCTTGAAATGCTCATCTATCCCGAAAAGCCATCCGAAATCTCAGGTGGTGAAATCTCCGTTGACCCAGCTGAACTTCCCGAGGCGCAATCGCCAGAAGAACTTCGCTCCCAGCTTGAAAATCTAACCGTGATGAATCTACGCTCAATAGCAAGGAAAATTGAAGGAATAGGTCTATCCGGTCGCGAGATCTCAAAAGCAACAAAAGAGGAATTAATTGAAAGAATTATCAAAGTGAAATTCGGTTGAACTAAATGAAAAATTATGTCTCACTCCTTGTCTCCTTCTCCTTCGCCTTTATTCTATGGTTGGTCGTAAACTTAAACGGCGAGTATGAAGAAAATTTCAAAGCTGAAATTTTAGTCAAAAACATCCCTACGGAAAAATCTCTTAAAAGCGACTATCCTGAAAATATAAATCTAAAAGTCAAAGGGCAGGGCTGGAAAATCCTGCCCATTTATTTTTTTTATCACCCTAAAATTATAATTGACCTTGCAAACATTCAAAAAAATTTAAACATCCGTCTCGTTAACAATCACCGCGTTATGTTCATACTTCCAAGTGGCGTCAAAGTAGTAAGCGTTGAGCCGGAGACATTGAGCATTGAACTTGATAAAAAAGCAACGAAGAAAGTTCCGATCGTGCTTGACTTTGAAATC
It contains:
- a CDS encoding two-component system sensor histidine kinase NtrB — protein: MERRILNKLDEILDEIDKSLKEELSENFTHLKKEDVEKIHGIFVRYVNRIIELAKKGRSIHERVLHSIIQNYSDAVIALDNDYKIFFWNKGAERIFGYSADEMLGKTVDPIIPEELKKKGELEWLFQETLRKGYIENYETERVTKDGRRIMVNLSRSLIKDESGEILGSIAIVKDITKVKELEKQIQHSDKLALIGQIASGIAHEIGTPLNVISGNAEYLIMEMGEDNPYREELETIISQAERIANLIKQLLEFARPRKPNYTKVNVNKEIAHVVELLKHQFEKSRIKLNLKFSESIPCIYADCSQIHQVFLNVIVNAIQAINENGVIEIETFSKDGYVNIKFKDNGIGIAPENLNRIFEPFFTTKEAGKGTGLGLAVSKRIMDEHNGKIEVESTPGKGTTFTLKFPSLTTNCDERDDTAESDI
- a CDS encoding BMC domain-containing protein — its product is MAETLDALGMIETKGLVGAIEAADAMCKAAKVTLIGKEVIGGGYVTVMVRGDVGAVKAAVDAGAAAAQRVGELVSVHVIPRPHADVELILPKRPEGK
- a CDS encoding BMC domain-containing protein produces the protein MIEYALGLIETRGLVAAIEAADAACKAANVKLVGKEYIGGGYVTIKIIGEVAAVKAAVDAGAAAAQRVGELVSVHVIPRPIDDLEMLIYPEKPSEISGGEISVDPAELPEAQSPEELRSQLENLTVMNLRSIARKIEGIGLSGREISKATKEELIERIIKVKFG